From Echinicola jeungdonensis, the proteins below share one genomic window:
- a CDS encoding RNA polymerase sigma factor, whose translation MNYETLNDAQLWKMIASDDRGAFGYCFKVYSKDLFKYGQKFTGSREVIEDVIQDVYLGIWNKRKTTQISSSLKFYLFTAFRREIIRRLSSFRKQESIDQFSSALLKESSYLDGVVKKQFINESNEKLHKAINLLTERQREAVYLRYFVELNYDEIAELMNVQIPSLYNLIFKSIKVLKDSMTEKVQSKTK comes from the coding sequence ATGAACTATGAAACTTTAAATGATGCACAGTTGTGGAAGATGATCGCATCTGATGACAGGGGAGCTTTTGGCTATTGCTTTAAAGTTTATTCCAAGGACTTATTTAAGTATGGCCAAAAATTTACCGGTAGCCGGGAGGTGATTGAAGATGTTATTCAGGATGTGTATTTGGGTATTTGGAATAAAAGAAAAACAACCCAGATCAGTTCATCGCTTAAGTTTTATTTGTTCACCGCATTTAGAAGGGAGATCATCAGAAGGTTGTCTTCTTTTAGAAAACAGGAAAGTATTGACCAATTTTCTTCTGCTTTATTAAAAGAATCTTCCTATTTGGATGGTGTGGTAAAGAAGCAATTTATCAATGAATCCAATGAAAAACTACACAAAGCCATTAACCTGCTGACAGAAAGACAAAGGGAAGCGGTGTATTTGCGTTACTTTGTAGAATTAAATTATGATGAAATAGCAGAATTGATGAATGTTCAGATTCCTTCTTTATATAATTTGATATTTAAATCTATTAAGGTTTTAAAAGATTCAATGACCGAAAAAGTGCAATCGAAGACCAAATGA